The Primulina huaijiensis isolate GDHJ02 chromosome 17, ASM1229523v2, whole genome shotgun sequence genome window below encodes:
- the LOC140963610 gene encoding nucleoside diphosphate kinase 1-like, which yields MEQTFIMIKPDGVQRGLVGEIIGRFEQKGFALKGLKLITVDRPFAESHYADLSTKPFFSGLVEYIISGPVVAMVWEGKGVVTTGRKIIGATNPAESAPGTIRGDYAIDIGRNVIHGSDAVESAKKEIALWFPEGIAEWRSSLHSWIYE from the exons ATGGAGCAGACTTTCATTATGATCAAGCCTGATGGGGTTCAAAGAGGCctg GTTGGTGAGATTATTGGCAGGTTTGAGCAGAAAGGTTTCGCTTTGAAAG GGTTAAAGCTTATCACTGTGGATCGTCCTTTTGCTGAGAGCCACTATGCAGATTTATCCACAAAGCCCTTCTTCAGTGGGCTCGTAGAATATATCATCTCTGGTCCTGTTGTTGCCATGGTTTGGGAAGGCAAGGGTGTGGTAACTACTGGCAGGAAGATCATTGGAGCCACCAATCCCGCTGAGTCTGCCCCAGGGACCATCCGTGGTGATTATGCTATTGACATTGGCAG AAATGTCATTCATGGTAGTGACGCGGTCGAGAGTGCAAAGAAGGAGATCGCTCTCTGGTTCCCAGAAGGAATTGCTGAATGGAGGAGCAGCCTTCATTCTTGGATTTACGAGTGA